CTCTTAACCCTTGGAAGTCATATTTTACCTGATAAAGATATTCTTCATTCTTTTGTTGGCTTAAATATTCTTCCGGTACTTCCTCTGTATTCACAAGAACGGTATCAATAAATTCCGTTCCTAAATGTTCATGTAAGACGCGCACATGATCAGCATCCGTAAATTGCTCGGTCTCCCCTAATTGGGTCATGATGTTACAAATATACACGACTTCTGCATTCGTTTCACAGACTGCTTCACCAATATCACTAATCATGAGGTTTGGCAGAATGCTTGTGTATAGACTACCCGGCCCCAACACGACCATATCTGCTTCCATAATGGCATTAATCACTTCTCTAGCTGCCATAGGAGTGCGACGTTCATCTAATTGGCGATTTTCATCATAACAGTGAACCGAAACTTTTTTAATTTTTTTGCGTAATTTCACTAATTTAGATTCCCCATCTACAATCGTACCATCTTTAAACTCCGCACGAAGTAATAAAGGTTCTTCTGCCGCTGGATAAACATGCCCTTCAACCGCCATCATTCGAGACAGTAAACGAATAGCATCAAAAATATTATTCCCACGCATTTCCGTTAATGCCGCAATAATCAAGTTCCCAATCGCATGTCCAGCAAAGAACTGATCATCCGAATTGAAACGGTATTGGAAGATTTCTTTTTGCAAGGGATTCATTGGCGAAAGAGCAATCATGCAATTTCGAATATCTCCTGGTGGGACAACGTTCATATAGTCCCTGATAACTCCTGAACTTCCACCATCATCAGCAACTGTTACGATTGCAGTGACTTCTGCATCACGCTTGCGGAGATTTCTAAGGAGAACAGGGAGTCCCGTTCCTCCTCCAATTACCGTAATTTTCGGGCCCTTTTTCTTCCTCGGAGGGTTTGGTGTTACCTCAAACATCATGAGCGTCCATTCCCTTCTTTACGACGATCTTTGTCACGATGAGAAATTTTCACATTATAAGAGTCGGATAATAATTCACGGCCAATTCGTTCAGCAAAAGCTACCGAACGGTGTTGTCCACCTGTACATCCAATCGCAATTGTTACGCTTGATTTCCCTTCTTTCTTGTAGCCCGGAATTGAGAAGTCCAGTAAGTCCATCAATTTATGATAGAACGTCTTCGCTTCTGGCTGACTCATTACATAGTCATAAACCGGTTCATCTAATCCAGTCAAAGGACGTAACTCTGGAATATAGTGTGGGTTTGGTAAGAAACGAACATCCATCACTACATCTGCATCAATCGGTAATCCATATTTAAAGCCAAAGGACATCACTTGAATCGTAAACACACCCTCTTGTCCATTAGAGAAAGCTTGCATGATTTCTTCACGTAACTGACGAGGAGATAAATTCGTTGTATCAATGACTTTTTGCGAGCGAGTCTTAATATCTTGTAGTAAGCGACGCTCCGCAATAATTCCATCATAAATACGCCCTTCCCCAGCTAATGGGTGAGTTCTTCTAGTTTCTTTATAACGAGAGACTAATGCATCATCACTCGCTTCTAAAAATAAAATTTTTGTGGTAATAAAGGAAGTATTATCTAGTCCAGCGATTGCAGACATGATTTCATCAAAGAACGCACGAGAACGTAAATCGATTACGAGCGCAATCTTTGTAATTTTTCCTGATTCTTTCACTAATTCCCAAAATTTTGGTAATAAACTTGGCGGCATATTATCGACACAGAAATATCCCATATCTTCAAAACTTTGCATAGCAACGGTTTTTCCTGCACCGCTCATTCCTGTAATGACGACTAATTCTAATTGATCTACTGTCATTGTCATTCTCCTATCTTTTATCAGATATAATAACCTTTTTAATTATAACATATCCGGGCGTGTCATCGTTAATGTTTATGAAAATTTCAATTGAACAAAACATACAAAATAAAAAGAAGGGAAGTCTTCCCTTCTCTAATCTTTGACTTGTAAACCTTCTTTAGGAATCTGAATATGAATCGCGGTTCCTTCTCCAACAGTAGAATCGACGCTTAAAGTAACTCCTAATTTCTTTGCAATTTCACTAGATAAATAGAGCCCTAGTCCAGTCGATTGATGGTTTACTCTTCCATTGAATCCACTAAATCCTCTTTCAAAAATTCGAGTTTGATCATGAGAAGCAATTCCAATTCCTGTATCTTTAATAGTTAGTACATCCTTATCGAAAGTAATCTCAATCCTTCCCCCATCCGGAGTATACTTAACCGCATTGGACAATACTTGCTCCACAATGACCCCTAGCCATTTCTTATCCGTTACGACTACCTCATCAATAGGAATATATTGTAATTTCAACTTCTTATGAATGAAGAATGTGGCGTATTTTTTGATGACAGGATGGAGTATTTCATCTATCTTTACCTTTTGTAAATCCAAATCTCTATGGAAAGTTTCCATCCGTACATAGTGCAATGCCAATTCCGTGTAGGCTGTAATTCGTACCAATTCTTGTTCCAACATGGACTTTTCCGCAGTTTGTGGAAGGTTCCGAATTAAGAGTTGGCTGGACGCAATACTCGTTTTAATCTGGTGCGCCCAAAGCGTGTAATAATCAATATCTTCTTTTCTACTTTGTTGCATTT
This Granulicatella adiacens ATCC 49175 DNA region includes the following protein-coding sequences:
- the rapZ gene encoding RNase adapter RapZ, with amino-acid sequence MTMTVDQLELVVITGMSGAGKTVAMQSFEDMGYFCVDNMPPSLLPKFWELVKESGKITKIALVIDLRSRAFFDEIMSAIAGLDNTSFITTKILFLEASDDALVSRYKETRRTHPLAGEGRIYDGIIAERRLLQDIKTRSQKVIDTTNLSPRQLREEIMQAFSNGQEGVFTIQVMSFGFKYGLPIDADVVMDVRFLPNPHYIPELRPLTGLDEPVYDYVMSQPEAKTFYHKLMDLLDFSIPGYKKEGKSSVTIAIGCTGGQHRSVAFAERIGRELLSDSYNVKISHRDKDRRKEGNGRS
- a CDS encoding sensor histidine kinase, giving the protein MMTKKDFSIQWLKSHHTLMISFGCIEVFSAIFALVFNWGGTGAFYYLFLLGLFLCFILFILLWHGWRKYKSMVKALNQQARSLEEEFSPMIHLLFEKNQDLTQEMQQLKTKMQQSRKEDIDYYTLWAHQIKTSIASSQLLIRNLPQTAEKSMLEQELVRITAYTELALHYVRMETFHRDLDLQKVKIDEILHPVIKKYATFFIHKKLKLQYIPIDEVVVTDKKWLGVIVEQVLSNAVKYTPDGGRIEITFDKDVLTIKDTGIGIASHDQTRIFERGFSGFNGRVNHQSTGLGLYLSSEIAKKLGVTLSVDSTVGEGTAIHIQIPKEGLQVKD
- a CDS encoding gluconeogenesis factor YvcK family protein, with protein sequence MMFEVTPNPPRKKKGPKITVIGGGTGLPVLLRNLRKRDAEVTAIVTVADDGGSSGVIRDYMNVVPPGDIRNCMIALSPMNPLQKEIFQYRFNSDDQFFAGHAIGNLIIAALTEMRGNNIFDAIRLLSRMMAVEGHVYPAAEEPLLLRAEFKDGTIVDGESKLVKLRKKIKKVSVHCYDENRQLDERRTPMAAREVINAIMEADMVVLGPGSLYTSILPNLMISDIGEAVCETNAEVVYICNIMTQLGETEQFTDADHVRVLHEHLGTEFIDTVLVNTEEVPEEYLSQQKNEEYLYQVKYDFQGLRDQGCRVISSDFIRLRENGVYHDGEKVIDELFRLLQSAKTENN